CGCGCAGACCGCCTATCAGGGACAGCCCGGTGGCGCCTATCAGGGACAACCCGGTGGAGCGACAGCGCAACACGCGCCCGGCGGTTCCCCGCCCGCGCAGACCGACCCGTTCCGGTCCGCGGAGTCCGGTAGCTTCCACGCGCCCCAGGCCCCGCAGACCGGCGCGTTCGCCGTCCCGCAGCAAGGCCACAACGGAGGTGTTCCGTCGCAGCTCGGCGGGCAGCAGGCCCCCTCGCCTTCGATCATGCCGCTCGACCTGAGCGACGCCGCACTGGTGAAGCAGCGCACGGAGACGCCGGAGGGCGGGTGGCGGCGCGCGGTCTACAAGGCATCCTTCGGCGGCATCAACCCGGGAATCTCGCGGGAGCAGGCTGAGAAGAACGCACTCATCGAGCGGATCCGCACGCCCATCCGTGGCTGCCATAAGATCGCCGTCGTCAGCCTCAAGGGCGGTATCGGGAAGACCACGACCACCTCGTGCCTCGGGCTGACCCTCGCCCACTACCGCGGAGACCGGGTCGTCGCGCTCGATGCCAACCCGGATGCCGGAACCCTTGCCGAGCGACTCACCGGCGTCACTGACGTCTCGGTGCGCGACATGCTCGACAACCTGGACAGCATCCGCTCGTTCACCGACATCTCGCGCTACATGTCCCTGGCCAGCCGGCTGCAGGTGCTCGCCTCCGATCAGGACGCAGAGGTCAGCGAGGCCTTCGATGCCGAGCAGTACAAGCGCGTCACCGATCTGCTCGCGCAGTACTACAACGTGATCCTCACCGATTCCGGCACCGGCATGCTGCACTCGGCGATGCGCGGGACGCTCGAAGAAGCCGACTCGCTGGTCGTCGTCGGCGCGCCGAGCGTCGACGGCTCGTCACGCGCGGCGAAGACCCTGGACTGGCTCGTCGCGCACGGCTACGGCGATCTCGTCGCCGGATCGGTCGCGGTCATCTCGTCGGTGCGGGAGAAGTCGAACTCCGTCGACATGGGCGTGCTGCGCAACCACTTCGGCGCTCGCTGCCGGTCGGTGATCGAGATCCCGTTCGACCCGCACCTGGTGATCGGCGGCCGCATCGACATGTCGCAGATCAGCCCGCTCACGGAGCGGGCCTACCTGGAGCTGGCTGCGACGGTGGCCGACGGCTTCCGTGTCCCCACCAGCACCCGGCAGCCCGGCAACCCGGGGTACTAGAGAGCATCACCGGGGCGCTCATCGGCGGCGACGACGGCAGCACGCCGGCCCCGAAGCTCGAGCAGGACGACGGCTGCGATGACCGACGCGGTGCCGAGAACCTGCGACCAGTCGAAGACTCCCGCGTAGCAGGCCGCGCCGATCAGCACGGCGGCCACCCCGGACGAGCCCTCGTCGCGCAGGACCGCGTGGCCCGCGGGATCGCGAGGTAGTTCTATACACTAACTATCTTTCCGCCTCATCCTTCGAGCTCAGTGAGAACCGGTGCCCACCACTTCAGCGTTGCCGCGCTTCCGTCGTACGACGAACGTCCGCACGATCATTCTCGTGCTGAGCCTGTGTGGTCTGACCGTCTCGCTGCAGCAGACGTCTATGGTCGGCGCGCTCGCCGATCTGCCCGACGAGCTGGGCACCACTACCGAGAACGTGTCGTGGATCGTCACCGTCACGCTGCTCACCAGCGCGGTCGCCATGCCGATCGTCTCGCGGCTGGCCGACATGTTCGGCAAACGCAAGATGCTGCTGCTGTGCCTGGGCCTGGTGACCGTCGGCTCACTGATCGGCGCGGTAGGCGGCTCGCTGGCAGTGATCCTCCTCGGGCGCGCCCTTCAGGGGATCAGCTTTGCGATCGTCCCGGTCGGCATCAGTGTCATGCGCGATCTGCTGCCGGCCCACCGCATCGGGGCGGCAGTCGCGCTGATGAGCGCCACCCTCGGCATCGGTGGCGCGATCGGTCTACCGGTGGGCGGGCTCATCTACAGCACGTGGGGGCTGAGCGCGGTCTTCCTGATGAGCGCGGCGGTGGGCTTCATCCTGCTGGTGCTCGTGCCGTTGGTGGTCTCCGAGTCGACGATTCGCTCGCCGGGCCGTGTCGACTATGTGGGCTCGATCCTGCTGTCGGCCGCCTTACTGGCGTTGCTGCTGCCGATCTCCAAGGGCGCGGTGTGGGGCTGGGGCAGCGGACTGACGATCGGGCTGTTCGCCGCCTCGGTGGTGCTCATCGTGATCTGGATTCCCTACGAGCTGCACCGCACACAGCCGCTGGTCGACCTGCGGACCATGGCCCGCCGTCCGGTCATGCTCACCAACGTGGCGACGGTGCTCATCGGCTTCAGCATGTTCGGGCAGCTGCTCGGCGTCACCCAGTTGCTCACCCTGCCCGAGGGGGTCGGTGCCGGCTACGGCTTCTCGCCGTTGCAGGCCGGGCTGTTCCTGCTGCCCTCGGGCATCGTCATGGTGCTGCTGGCGCCGGTGTCCGCGGCCATCTCGAACCGGTATGGCGCGAAGACGACGCTGCTGACCGGTGGCTGCCTCGTCGTCCTCGGCTACTTGGTGATGATCCCGTGGATCGGCTCTCTCGTGGCCCTGCTCGTGGGCTCGACGGTCATGGGCTCGGGCATCGCGCTGGCGTACGCCGCCATGCCGACGCTGATCATGCGTTCGGTACCGGTGACCGAGACCGCGTCGTCGAACGGGCTCAACGCCCTCCTGCGCAGCATCGGCACCTCGTCGTCCTCGGCGGTGGTGGC
This region of Blastococcus sp. Marseille-P5729 genomic DNA includes:
- a CDS encoding MinD/ParA family protein, whose product is MGKKKDDTDDELWLAEIRASKDDDFHSISGASLPPDPWLDGPQPGAIDRGAPPQAPDPFAAPAPDQLPPAFADRQSTTPADPWAHVDDTPAPAPPSDEPVSQWAPHTPPPPAPMPTAAPRSEDPGMPIVQGPREPMPIPRIEDPWAPRPAERADAEQLQQPGYEIPRLQPEQHPPAPPEQVRVDSGRVAETTMAQEPAEPHGGRHALPENGDPAEPSEPTRPAEPAESSKPAESAEPRMPAEPAPLKAPDGGSDPWTAVAGSTPLRQAWEGAPAHQGSGQQFATLPSMPARRDQQPGFPPQAPAAAGPVTPPARDAQTAYQGQPGGAYQGQPGGATAQHAPGGSPPAQTDPFRSAESGSFHAPQAPQTGAFAVPQQGHNGGVPSQLGGQQAPSPSIMPLDLSDAALVKQRTETPEGGWRRAVYKASFGGINPGISREQAEKNALIERIRTPIRGCHKIAVVSLKGGIGKTTTTSCLGLTLAHYRGDRVVALDANPDAGTLAERLTGVTDVSVRDMLDNLDSIRSFTDISRYMSLASRLQVLASDQDAEVSEAFDAEQYKRVTDLLAQYYNVILTDSGTGMLHSAMRGTLEEADSLVVVGAPSVDGSSRAAKTLDWLVAHGYGDLVAGSVAVISSVREKSNSVDMGVLRNHFGARCRSVIEIPFDPHLVIGGRIDMSQISPLTERAYLELAATVADGFRVPTSTRQPGNPGY
- a CDS encoding MFS transporter → MPTTSALPRFRRTTNVRTIILVLSLCGLTVSLQQTSMVGALADLPDELGTTTENVSWIVTVTLLTSAVAMPIVSRLADMFGKRKMLLLCLGLVTVGSLIGAVGGSLAVILLGRALQGISFAIVPVGISVMRDLLPAHRIGAAVALMSATLGIGGAIGLPVGGLIYSTWGLSAVFLMSAAVGFILLVLVPLVVSESTIRSPGRVDYVGSILLSAALLALLLPISKGAVWGWGSGLTIGLFAASVVLIVIWIPYELHRTQPLVDLRTMARRPVMLTNVATVLIGFSMFGQLLGVTQLLTLPEGVGAGYGFSPLQAGLFLLPSGIVMVLLAPVSAAISNRYGAKTTLLTGGCLVVLGYLVMIPWIGSLVALLVGSTVMGSGIALAYAAMPTLIMRSVPVTETASSNGLNALLRSIGTSSSSAVVALMLSSDVVHTGGSDVPTTHAFQMIFIVSAIGAAVGTAVATMLPPHRASLSNEEAFTSVRDPGAEYDPPSVVAERAEIEYEIAEGRSMHHHEREPAAKDRSSSREGG